One window of the Hippocampus zosterae strain Florida chromosome 8, ASM2543408v3, whole genome shotgun sequence genome contains the following:
- the LOC127605682 gene encoding uncharacterized protein LOC127605682 isoform X1: protein MSLLYLFQSLHLQARFKKQKGITETGTAEGAGKPQPSHSTPTTNNETDIGEGQDINTNEQDAVWINLPNSKDFSDACFEIIDLNRAVPNASSQTEMQCICYDTFEEADTVVWDPDDSLVIIDQDEAAVTIGSTEMYGGTEQASQLLLPSDNELASQVVQSLQEEGAQTAQDSGTHRLPQDLFSFSSSPLSPSTSPNNLGDPRTPWRAAICRIKVVDDLLSVFMDCSIMEFNLKIKFVNENAIDDAGVSREAYSAFWEQFLEQCEGETERVPRLRPDFCEAEWQAVGRIWVKGLLDHGVMPVRLSKAFVLACIHGIDSVDRDILISSFLNYLPPIERSAVEKGLQGTMEESDEEDLLDIFTRMGSHCLPPKNILQPSIETMAHKALLQEPKYILDCFATILHLVHYKLPDKESVLSLYDSKKATGKRVLQLLETTKMVLSQGEQATFNYLQRYVKNADQTKAEKILRFWTGSSCHLC, encoded by the exons atgtctttgttgtatttgtttcagaGTCTGCATTTGCAAGCAagattcaaaaaacaaaaaggaattaCGGAGACTGGAACAGCAGAAGGGGCAGGAAAACCCCAACCGTCTCATTCAACGCCAACAACAAATAATGAAACGGACATTGGCGAGGGGCAGGACATCAACACAAATGAACAGGATGCCGTTTGGATTAATCTGCCAAATTCCAAAGATTTCTCTGACGCTTGCTTTGAAATTATTGACCTAAACAGAGCAGTTCCCAATGCCTCCTCACAAACGGAGATGCAGTGCATCTGTTATGACACATTTGAAGAAGCAGATACAGTTGTATGGGATCCAGATGACAGCCTTGTTATAATAGATCAGGATGAGGCGGCAGTAACCATTGGG AGTACTGAGATGTATGGAGGGACTGAACAGGCTTCACAACTCCTGTTACCTTCTGACAATGAACTGGCTTCACAAGTTGTACAGTCCCTACAAGAGGAGGGAGCACAGACTGCACAG GACAGTGGAACACATCGTTTACCGCAAGACTTGTTCTCATTTTCAAGCAGTCCGCTATCCCCTTCAACCTCACCGAACAATCTAGGAGATCCAAGGACACCATGGCGTGCAGCCATTTGTAGGATCAAGGTTGTTGATGATCTTTTGTCTGTGTTTATGGACTGCAGCATAATGGAATTCAATTTAAAGATTAAGTTTGTAAATGAAAACGCTATTGACGATGCTGGTGTGTCAAGGGAGGCTTACAGTGCATTCTGGGAACAATTTCTTGAACAGTGTGAAGGGGAAACAGAGCGGGTTCCAAGGCTCAGGCCAGATTTCTGTGAGGCTGAATGGCAAGCGGTTGGGCGGATCTGGGTGAAAGGATTATTAGACCATGGTGTCATGCCAGTGAGGCTATCAAAGGCTTTCGTGTTAGCTTGCATCCATGGCATTGACTCAGTTGATCGAGACATCCTAATTTCATCATTCCTTAACTACCTTCCTCCCATTGAGAGGTCAGCAGTTGAGAAGGGCCTCCAGGGCACAATGGAGGAAAGTGATGAAGAGGACTTGCTTGACATATTTACAAGGATGGGTTCCCACTGCCTCCCGCCAAAGAATATCTTACAGCCTTCCATTGAAACAATGGCTCATAAAGCCCTTCTACAAGAGCCCAAATATATTCTTGATTGTTTCGCCACAATATTGCATCTTGTGCATTACAAATTACCGGACAAGGAAAGTGTGTTGTCCTTGTATGATTCAAAGAAGGCCACAGGCAAAAGAGTGTTGCAACTGCTTGAAACAACCAAGATGGTGTTGTCTCAGGGGGAGCAAGCAACCTTTAACTATCTTCAACGTTATGTGAAAAATGCTGATCAAACCAAAGCTGAAAAAATCCTGCGTTTCTGGACTGGTTCCTCCTGTCATCTGTGTTGA
- the LOC127605682 gene encoding uncharacterized protein LOC127605682 isoform X2, producing the protein MQCICYDTFEEADTVVWDPDDSLVIIDQDEAAVTIGSTEMYGGTEQASQLLLPSDNELASQVVQSLQEEGAQTAQDSGTHRLPQDLFSFSSSPLSPSTSPNNLGDPRTPWRAAICRIKVVDDLLSVFMDCSIMEFNLKIKFVNENAIDDAGVSREAYSAFWEQFLEQCEGETERVPRLRPDFCEAEWQAVGRIWVKGLLDHGVMPVRLSKAFVLACIHGIDSVDRDILISSFLNYLPPIERSAVEKGLQGTMEESDEEDLLDIFTRMGSHCLPPKNILQPSIETMAHKALLQEPKYILDCFATILHLVHYKLPDKESVLSLYDSKKATGKRVLQLLETTKMVLSQGEQATFNYLQRYVKNADQTKAEKILRFWTGSSCHLC; encoded by the exons ATGCAGTGCATCTGTTATGACACATTTGAAGAAGCAGATACAGTTGTATGGGATCCAGATGACAGCCTTGTTATAATAGATCAGGATGAGGCGGCAGTAACCATTGGG AGTACTGAGATGTATGGAGGGACTGAACAGGCTTCACAACTCCTGTTACCTTCTGACAATGAACTGGCTTCACAAGTTGTACAGTCCCTACAAGAGGAGGGAGCACAGACTGCACAG GACAGTGGAACACATCGTTTACCGCAAGACTTGTTCTCATTTTCAAGCAGTCCGCTATCCCCTTCAACCTCACCGAACAATCTAGGAGATCCAAGGACACCATGGCGTGCAGCCATTTGTAGGATCAAGGTTGTTGATGATCTTTTGTCTGTGTTTATGGACTGCAGCATAATGGAATTCAATTTAAAGATTAAGTTTGTAAATGAAAACGCTATTGACGATGCTGGTGTGTCAAGGGAGGCTTACAGTGCATTCTGGGAACAATTTCTTGAACAGTGTGAAGGGGAAACAGAGCGGGTTCCAAGGCTCAGGCCAGATTTCTGTGAGGCTGAATGGCAAGCGGTTGGGCGGATCTGGGTGAAAGGATTATTAGACCATGGTGTCATGCCAGTGAGGCTATCAAAGGCTTTCGTGTTAGCTTGCATCCATGGCATTGACTCAGTTGATCGAGACATCCTAATTTCATCATTCCTTAACTACCTTCCTCCCATTGAGAGGTCAGCAGTTGAGAAGGGCCTCCAGGGCACAATGGAGGAAAGTGATGAAGAGGACTTGCTTGACATATTTACAAGGATGGGTTCCCACTGCCTCCCGCCAAAGAATATCTTACAGCCTTCCATTGAAACAATGGCTCATAAAGCCCTTCTACAAGAGCCCAAATATATTCTTGATTGTTTCGCCACAATATTGCATCTTGTGCATTACAAATTACCGGACAAGGAAAGTGTGTTGTCCTTGTATGATTCAAAGAAGGCCACAGGCAAAAGAGTGTTGCAACTGCTTGAAACAACCAAGATGGTGTTGTCTCAGGGGGAGCAAGCAACCTTTAACTATCTTCAACGTTATGTGAAAAATGCTGATCAAACCAAAGCTGAAAAAATCCTGCGTTTCTGGACTGGTTCCTCCTGTCATCTGTGTTGA